ATTCGGCCACCAATCTGTGTTGGTTTTGCTGACCGTGGTGAGACCACCGTGCATCACCGGGCATTTTCCTGTACTCATAATTTCTCTCCTTCCGTTGGGCTGCATATATATTGAGCTGCCCTTTGATTTCGATTATTCAAGCTTTGTTGTGCTTTTTGGCAAGAAGGCCGTTCAGATTGGGTATCTAACAAGGCAGCTGATCAGCCCCTTCTTCGCCCCTTCGTTTTGACTCTCACTCCATGACATAAAGTTAGCGCCTGTTGAACATGTGGTAAAATGATCTTATTTTACTGTAACATATGGTTTTTCCGAATATTGAGAAGAAGATGAAGATTTTACCAAGCCTGAAACAACTGGAATATCTGGTCGCTTTGGATGAGGAGAAGCATTTTGGGCGGGCGGCAGAATACTGCAACGTAACGCCGTCAACGGTCAGTGCGGGTATTCGGGATTTAGAGAACCTGCTTGGGTCCGTCCTTGCAGAACGGACAAATCGATCGGTGATGATGACCCCCTTTGGTCAGGAAATTGCTGAAAAGGCACGATCTCTACTGAGGTCTGGTGAAGAAATAATGGAACTTGCCAGCACCCGTAAACGGGAGCCGCTAACGGGCGCGTTGCATATGGGGGTTATTCCAACCATCGGGCCTTTCTTTTTGCCGAGTGTCCTGCCTGATCTGTGGCAAAAACACCCCGAACTACAACTGTTTTTAAGAGAGGAGCAAACCGAACCACTGCTTGATAAGTTGAGGCGGGGGGTTATTGATGTTGCTGTGATTGCCTTGCCGTACAGCCTTGAGGAACTGGATGTTCAAATTCTCTTTGACGATTTTTTTCAGTTTGCTTGTTCTGAAGCGCATCCGTTTGCACAATTGACATCAATGTCACCAGACAAGCTTGAGCGTGAACCGCTTTTATTGCTTGAGGAAGGGCATTGTTTAAGAGGGCATTTGCTTGAGGTCTGTAAGTTGGAGAAACATAAAAATCATACAGAGTTTGCAGCAACCAGTGTGTTTACACTTGTTCAAATGGTTGCCGCCAATATAGGGGTTACCCTGTTACCTGAACTTGCAACCGAAAGTTCGCTGGTGCGTGATGCCCGGATATCACTGGTTCCTCTGGAACAACCATCCGCCCGACAAATTGGGTTGGTCTGGCGAAAATCTACCCATCGCCGGGAAGAGTTCGAGCAATTGGGCAGGGCGTTGGTTCCGCGCTTTGGCCAAATATGAATTTAGGCCCGTCGATTGAAGGTTGGCCGACAACCTAACCCGTGACTATCCATTGAAACGAGAGGAAATCAAACCGGTAGTTTCAGGTCTGGTTGAGTTGATCAAGGGCTTCTTGGAGGGTCTTCCTGACTTCGGTTTTATCGATCAAGTTTCTGTCAATTGTAATGGTTGCGCCGGTCGATTGATGATGAAACAGGTGATCGGTACTATTCACGACGTCAGGGCCTTCGATTACTTTAAAGGTCCGGTAGGGTTTGCGAAATCCTTTCATGACAAGAGGTTCTTGTTCTTCGGCGTAAATCCAGTCTTTCACCAGGGAGTGGGTTTCATTGCCGATCAAGATGCCGCCTGCCTGCGCACGGGTTTCCAACCGGGCAGCCATATTCACGGTGTTTCCAATGATCGTGTAATCCATTCTTTCTTCACTGCCGAAATTTCCGACCGTACAGTATCCTGTGTTAATTCCCACTCTGGTTTGGATCGACTGATCGATCAGTCCTCGATCTTTCCAATCTTGCTGGATAACTGTCAGGCGTTTCTGCATGGCCATCGCCATTTTGACACAGGCTGTCGCGTCGTTTTTTACGCCGTTACTCTTGGGATCTCCAAAGTAAATAACGACGGCATCACCAATGAATTTATCAAGCGTACCACCGTGATCGAGCGTGACGACTGACATTTCCGTGAGATATTCATTGAGTAACGTTGTCAGTTCTTCAGGCTCCAGCTGATCTGTAATTTCTGTGAAATTTACGATATCGGAAAAGAAGACGGTCAATTTTTTTCGTTTTGACTTGATCTCGATTTCTTGTTCGCCGCTAAAAATTGATTGGTAAAGCTGCGGGGACATATACTTTCCAAGCCCTTTTGAAATTGTCTCCAAGACGCGTATATGCTCCGCTTCCACCGCGACCCGCTCAAGGGTTAAGTGTACAGCTTCGGTGGTGTCCTGCCAATTCTGCCAAGCAGACTGTCCAAGGCCAAAAAAACCGTTGAAGGTATAAAAGGCCAGAAGGCCGGGTTCTAGAACGTCATGGAAATAAGCACTGATAACAGTGGCTGTTAAAAAGGGAAGAATATACAAAGCTGCCGATATCGGCATGCTGGGCCGAAGAGCGACCGCGCCATAGCACATAAAGAACATGGAGATGAGAACCGCGATATTATGGACCTGGCTCAGATGTGGTATGACCAGAACGACGCCTGCGGCCCAAAAAATCCCAAGAATAAAGGACATGAAATAGATAGTTCGAATACGTCTCAGGCTTACGTGAGCGGGGCGGGGACGACCACGCAGGTTATAGAAACCTCTGATTATGAATAAAACCATCAGTCCAATGAGGGCAAATGGATAAATGGCGTAACTATCGATAATTGCAGAGGGGTCCATATAGGTGATTATGGAGACACCCAACAGATTGCCAATAATCAATACGGGCATACTTCGTTGGGTCTGTACGGATTGTACGATACGGATCTCATTCTCAATTGAGGCTTTGTCTTGCCGTAGAATTGATCGTTTAATGGCATCCTCAGAGTCTTTTAACGCCATTGAAGCGTCCATTGCGGCCCCCATTTCCCAAGTCAAATGTCGTTGATGCGCGAGCTGTGATCTTTACGGCTGCTCAGAAGAATTAAGGGTATAGTATCAGGTTTCTCTTTTCAGAAGCTAATTTATAAATCTCGAATAAATGGACAGATCGGCGCCTATATCGAAGGGGTGCCCTCGCCGGTTTAGGCACTGATTTACAACATTCAATGGCAGTGCAAACCCGCCGGGTGTCACCGATGCAAACTGTCTTTAAGTAAACCTGCTCGGGTCTAAAGATTGCACTATATGCGCTGGTAGGGATGATTGTTGCCCGGTTAAGAGGTTCGCTGTCAGTTTTGATAACGCCGGTGCAGTTTGAATGCCGTAGCCACCCTGTCCGGCTAACCAGAAAAAGCCTTGCGCGTCCGGGGCAAATCCGACGACAGGCGTTCTGTCCGCAGCAAAGGTGCGAAGACCGGCCCAGCTGTGTTCAAGCCGGTTGACCGGAAGCGTGGTTGCTTCTTCAAACCGATAAAGGCCTTCTGCCAGAACCATATCTTCGGGCCACGCGTCATGCGGTGTCACCGGGTCTTCATCCGCAGGGGATACCATCAAAAGGCCAGCTTCCGGCTTGGCGTAGAAGGTTTCAGATGCTGAGACAAACAAGGGCCAGTCATCAAAACCCTCGATGTCCGGCCGTGGCAGGATTGCCGCGGATCGGCGCAATGGCGTTAGGCCGACGGGCGCAACCTTTGCCAGCATGGCAACCTCGTCCGCCCAGGCACCCGCGGCATTGACTACAGTTTTTGCCTGATATTCCTGTCCGCCTGCAGATATCTGCCAGACGGAGTCCTGGAAGCGAATTTCTTCGACCAGTGCATTGGTTATGATCCGGCCACCTTTGGTTTTCAGCAAGCGGGCATAACCTTGGAGAAGTCGGTCAACATCAATGTCCTGCGCTGATTTTTCATAGGCTGCCTTGACAATCAAGTCGGTTTTCAGCACCGGGACCAGCGCACCAGCTTCTGCGGGGGTTAAAACTTCCATCCCCTCCGCTCCGGCAAGATAGTTTTCCAGCTCAGGAAGATCGGTTTCCTGTGCAAACATCAATTGCCCCCGACGCGATAAAAGACCGGTGTCCGAGATGCCTTCGGGATTAACAAAAAAATCTTCTGCAACCGTGTTCAACGCCCTTAAGGTAGCGTTTCCGTAATTGCGAATGAAGATCGCCGCTGTCCGGCCGGAGGCATGGTATCCAATATTTTGTTCCGCCTCCAGAACGATAACATCGGCATCCTTGGAGAGTTCGGCTGCGGCACTCAATCCGGCCATGCCGCCGCCAATGACAATAATATCCGCAATACAGGTCATTTATTCTCGAAGCCTGTCAGGAAATTTTTGATGTTATGCCCTAGATCGTCAGACAGATAGCCGCCTTCCTGAACCAGAAGCATAGGGACATCCAGTGCCGCGATGGCAGCACCCAGTCGAGCGAAACCCGGCGTTGTGATGGAGAGCCCCTGTAACGGGTCGTTTTCATGAGAGTCCAGACCAAGGGCAATTACTACAACATCCGCCCCAAAAGACCGGATGCGGTCAAGGGCCGATTGCAATGTTACAAGATAGTCATCGTCCCCGGTTCCTCGCGGCAGAGGAAGGTTCAGATTATACCCTTCGCCGATTCCTTCACCGCGCTCCTGCGTACCACCCCAGAAAAACGGATAGAAACGATCCGGGTCTGCGTGAAGCGAAACAGTCAGGACGTCATTTCGATCATAGAAGATGCCCTGTGTTCCATTTCCATGGTGAACATCAACGTCGAGAATAGCAGGGCGTAACCCTTTGGACCGAAAATATTCCGCGGCAATTGCCGAATTATTGAGAAAGCAAAAGCCCCCGGCAAGATCGGCAAAAGCGTGATGTCCGGGCGGGCGACACAGGGCATAGGCGGATTTTTCGCCGTCCAGAACAATATCCGCGCCAGACACGGCAGATTGGGCTGACCAATAGGCGGCCTCCCATGTGCCTTCCGCAATTGGGCAGGCGGTGTCGGCCTGATGAAACCCTGCCTGTCCAACCGCTGAACTGGGATAATTGGTATGACGATGGTTCGGATGTATGTTGGGAATAACCTCGTCAGACGCGCCGTCAATTCGCTTCCATCGTACATGGATATTTTTCAGAAATGTCAGATATTGGGGGGAGTGAACGGCCGCAATCGGGCCAATCCCATGATCTTCGGGTTCTAAAAAGGTGCAACCTGCTTCCATCGCGCCATCCTGAAGGATCTTGATCCGGGCTGGCTGTTCTGGATTGGGGAGAGTTTTACCATTGGCCATGAAATTCTGAGGATCGTGTTTCCATTGGCGTCCGTCAAATACAGCTTTCATTTTTTTCCTCTTATATTTTTGAAATCGCTGCTTGCCAACGATAGAAATTCTGCTGTTTCATCGGGTTTAAAACCCAATTTCAAATATGTCTGAAAGGCGTCTGGATTGGTGTGGTAAACCGCCAGTCGGATCAATTTCACGTCGAAACCCGCGTGATCTGCTGCAGCAGACATCAATTTGGGGCCAAGGCCCTGTCCTCGCTCTGCAGCGGAAACCCAAAGATCGGAAATGTAAATTCCGGCCCCCCCTTTGGTGGTTGAAATAAAGGGTGAATACATGACGGTACCGACAATTTCCCCGCGCTTTTCGGCAACAAGCGCGTTGGCCTGAACAGGGTCGTTGAATAACAGTTTGCCCAGCTCGGTGTCCGTAATGGCATGGGGGTCACCCATATGTTCGGATAATTGCTGTAGCGCGCTGTTCAGCTCGGTCAAATCGGCTTCAGTTGCTTTTCTTAGTACAATCTCGGTCATCAGAATTTTGTCTTTTCTTTTCCTTTTAGGGATAACAGGGTTCTGGCTTCTTCTGGCGTTGCAATTTCGCGTCCCAAATCCTCGACAATTTTTCGAATTTTCTGAACCTGTATTGCATTGGAGTGTGCGAGTTCGCCTTTTCCAATATACAGATTATCCTCCAGCCCAACACGAACATGTCCGCCCATTGCCGCCGCCATTGTCGCAAGTGGGATCTGATGACGTCCCGCTGCCAGAACAGAAAACTCGAAATCTGTGCCAAATAATTTGTCGGCAATGCGCTTCATATGAACAAGGTTTTCCGGGTCAGCTCCTATTCCGCCAAGGACACCAAACACGAATTGGATAAACAGCGGTTTTTCGACAAGACCCCGATCTACAAAATGACGCAACATATAAAGATGTCCCACATCATAGCATTCAAACTCGAACTTAGAACCGAGTTTCTGCCCCATTTGTTCCAACACAAATGCAATATCCCGGGGTGTGTTTTTAAAAACCAGATCATCGGAATTATCCAGAAACGGCTTTTCCCAGTTATGCTTCCAGTCCGTAATTCGCTCGGCCAGTGGATAAAGCGCAAAATTCATGGACCCCATATTCAAAGAGCACATTTCCGGCTCCACCAGTAGGGGGGCGGCCAGCCTGTCTTCCAGCGACATAAGGGCACTGCCCCCCGTAGATATGTTGATGATCGCGTCTGATGTGCGGTTAATATCGGGCAAAAAAGCCATAAAGTCCTCAGGTCGGGAGGAAGGCTGTCCACTTTTCGGATCGCGGGCATGCAGATGAATAATAGCCGCACCGGCATCTGCGGCCTCAATGGATTGCTGGGCAATCTGTTCGCCGGTTACCGGCAGATAGTCGGACATGGAAGGCGTGTGTATGGATCCTGTGATGGCACAGGAGATAATGATTTTGCGCATATTGGTTTCTCTTCAGTGGGCCTTGTTGACCGGCAATTTGTTCTGATCTGCAAACTGGTCGAGAGATTTGGTCAGCATTTCAAGAATTTCGCCGATCTGTTCTTTGGTGATGATCATCGGCGGACAAACAAGAAAATGATCACCAGCAAGACCGTTTCGGGTCCGTCTCGAATAAATAATCAATCCGTTGGCATAGGCGAAGTCAACCAGTTGCAGGTAAGCGTTCATTTCTTTGGGAAGGGGTGCCATGCTGTCGCGATCCTGAACCAGCTCGAACGCCAGCAGAAGCCCTTGTCCCCGCACATCCCCGATAAACGGGTAGCGGTCCATCAGATTTGTTAATTCCTGTTTCAGCAACCGGCCCATGGCCTCAGCATTTGCAGCCATGCCCTGTAAAGAAATTTCGTCGAGAACCGCCAGCCCGGCAGAGCAGGCAAGCGGGTTACCTGCATAGGTAAATCCGTGTAAAAATCCCCCGCTTTCGACGACTGAATTGACCAGACGGTCATCGGCTATCATGGCGCCAAGCGGTGAATATCCTGCGGCAAAGCCCTTTGAAAAGGTGATGATATCTGGCCGGGCAGGCCAATGATCCGCTGCAAAAAACTTACCTGTTCGTCCGCCGCCCGTCATGACCTCATCATAAATAAGCAGGATCCCATATTGGTCGCAAATCTGGCGAATGCGCTGCATGTATCCTCTGGGCGGAACAAGCGCTCCGGTAGACGCGCCGCCGATCGGTTCAACAATAAATGCAAGGACACTTTCGGGTCCCTCTTCAAGGATTTTGTCTTCCAGCATATTTGCGTAGTGAAGGCCGGTTTGTTCGTCATCGGGATTGCGTTTATCCAGATAAGCCGTGGGTGCCGGGATTTTTGGCATGGCTTGGTACATTGGCGAAAAAGGGGTGGTCAGGGGATCGTACCCGGTGAGCGCCAGAGCCCCCAAAGTACAGCCATGATAACTGGGCAATCGTGAAATTACTTTCCAGCGACTTTCCTGACCACTGACAACCGCATATTGGCGCGCCAGTTTTATTGCACTTTCAACGGCTTCAGATCCACCAGATACAAAAAATACTTTTTCCAGACCTTCGGGCGCATGTCCTGCCACCTTCGCCGCTAGTTGCTCTGATGGTTCTGTTTCGAAATGCAGGCGATACCCGAACGTGGATTTTTCCATTTGCTGGCGCATGGCAGCCAGCACGTTCGGATTAGAATGCCCAATATTGCAGACCATCGCCCCGGATGAGCCATCCAGATACCGCCGCCCATCGACATCCCACATATAAATACCACGGGCTTCGGCCAATGTCGGGCGCCGCGTTCCGGTCTGATAAAAAAGGTGACTGACCATTAGGTGTTTTCTCCGATAGCAATGCAATCCTCTGGCCGGAAACGAACGGAGACAGTCTGGCCCTCAGTGAGCGCACCGCCAATGCTCAGCATATTTAAAACCTGAAATTTGTGACCTTGTATATCGACGAAGTAACGGACGAGCTGTCCCTGATAATCAACGGCTTCGATGCGGCCTTGATGTTCAATCCGGCCGTCCGAAGGCGTGTTTTCTGCCAAAAGCTGGATCTTCTCTGCCCGAATGACAAGGGAGGCGCTTGCCTGGCCGTTGACTTTTTTCATTTGTTTTTCAGGCAGCGGAACAAACCCAACGGCTTGGGCAAACAAGCCGGATTGGCCGTCGCGTACTTGCGGTTCCGCTTCTAGAATATTAGAGGTACCCAGAAAATCAGCGACAAAGCAACTTGTCGGGTTGGTGTAGATTTCTTCTGGTGCCCCGACCTGTTCCACCCGGCCGTTTGACATGACGACCAGAATATCCGACATCGCAAGGGCTTCTGACTGATCATGGGTTACAAAGATGGTTGTAATGCCGATCTGTTCTTGAATGCGCTTCAACTCTACCCGCATGTCTTCTCGAAGGTTGGCATCAAGGGCAGAAAGGGGCTCATCCAATAACAGGACATCCGGTTCAATGACAATAGCGCGGGCCAGTGCAATTCTTTGCTGCTGTCCGCCTGAAAGCTGTTTTGGATAACTTTGGGCCAGATGGGGCAGTTGTACGAGTTCAAGGGCTTCTTGAACCCGTTTTTGTCGCTCCTGCTTTGAAACGTCGCGGTATTTCAAACCAAAGGCAACATTTTCCGCCACGGTCTTGTGGGGAAAAAGCGCATAGTTTTGAAAGACGACCCCCAGATTGCGTTTGTGAATGGGTGTGTCGTTTATCTGTCGATCGCCAACATAAATGTCGCCTTCCGATGGATCAAGAAGCCCGGCGACCATCCGTAACGTGGTGGTTTTGCCGCAGCCAGAGGGTCCTAAAAAGGTAACAAAGCTGCCTTCAGGAAATTCCAGCGACATGGGATGAACGGCAGTAAAATCACCGAATTTCTTGACAATATTATGAAGTTTAACAGCGCTCACGGAAATTTCCTCGCAGATAGTAGCGGTCTTCCGCCGCCGACCGGCGACGGAAGATTTTCAGACTTAGTAACCCTTTTGAATTCGGCCGAATTTCTTGGACCAGTCTTGTTCATTCCCATTCCAGTAATTGGGATCCGCAAATGTCAGGCCTTCAAGTGTGCCTTTTGGATCAAACGCTGGCAAAGTCGGTATCTTTTTACCCAGATCAACCTTGTTCGGATCCAGTGCCGGTGGATAGTTCTGGCTTTCAGCAACCGCAATGGATGTTTCCGGTGCCAGCATAAAGTTCAGCAGTTCTTCACAGGCTTCCATTGGGGAGCCTTTGATGACAAACAGACATTCCTGCCAACCGAAACCATTTGGCGGATCCATGTAGCCAATGTCATGGCCTTGTTCCTGCAGGGCATAGACCCGCCCGGACCAGGCTTCAGTTACATAAATTTCTTCTTCGGCAAGCAGGCTCATCAGTTCAGCACCTGACCCCCAGTATTTCAGGAGAAGATCACGATGTGTGCGCAAGGCTTCCCAGATGGCATCCATGTCTTTCGCATCGTTCGGGTTCTGTCCAGTTTGCAAAGAGGCATACCAGATTCTGGTGCGCCAGTCGCCCCAGCCACCGATCTTGCCTTTCAACCGTTTTTCCAGAAGGATATTCGCGCCTTTTTCCTTCATTTCGTCATCGGATACATATTTGCGGTTATAGGCCAGTCCGGTAGTTCCGTAGTCATAAGGAACGCAGGATAGTTTGCCATCAGTAATGCCGCGGAAAACGTCTGCCAGTTTTGGAATGACATATTTGAGGTTTGGAATGTTGGCTTCGTTCAATGTGCTGGTGAGACCAAGGCCATGGTAGCGGGCATAGTCAAAAACACCAGACAGGTGGGCAATGTTATATTCGCCGTTCTGGCTGGCTTTCACACGGGACAGATATTCGTCACCACTCCCAAAGGTGCCGTCCACAACATTGATGCCTGTTTTTTCCGTGTAAGGTGCAAAGGCGTGCTTGCGAAAAGCTTCGGACACGACGCCACCCCAGCCGTCAAACCGGACTTCTTTCGCGGCTGCCAAGGCAGATTTGGCAAAGGGCGTGTGCAGTCCGTATGCCAGTCCTGCGGCGCCGATCAGGCCCAGAAACTTGCGGCGGTCAAGATCGCCGTTTTTGTATCGTTCGATTAATCGTTCGTACCGTTTTGTATCGTCCATAATAGTATCCTCTCTGTTATTGGTCCGTCATCAAGTCGGTTTAGTTACTTTGCTTACCAGCCATCCGTCGGGCGATGGCGGCCCCGATCAAGGGAACCCCGACGGTGAAGAAAATCATGATTGAGCCAAGCGCATTGATTTCCGGCGATATGGAATTGCGGAGCATGGCAAAAATTTGCGTAGGGACAGTCTCAATGCCACCGGGCTTCCAGAACAGGGTGCCGGTTATGTCGTCAAAACTGATGGTAAAAGCGAAAAGCATTCCTGCGAATACCGCGGGGGCCAGCAAGGGAAGCGTGATTTGGAAAAAAGTCTGTATTGGTGTTGCTCCAAGACTCATTGCCGCTTCTTCAACATCCCGGCGAATACCGATCAAGCGGGCCTGCACAACCAGAACCACAAAAGGCAGCGTGAAGATGACATGTCCCATGAGCAGCATGAAAAAGCTCTTGTGGATCGACATAAAATTCAGAAACAGTAAAAGGGCAACGGCGAGCACCACTTCGGGCACAAGAATGGGGGCAATCAGCAGAGAACTGATGAAATTTCCGCCCGGCACTTTGTATCGAACGAGCGCCAGGCTGGCCAGAACGCCAAGTGTTGTTGAAATTATTGCGGTCAGTGCGCCTAATAGCAGCGACGTCTGGAATGCCCTGATGATGGCATCATTGCCTGCCAGTTCGACGAACCACCGAAAGGAGAAGCCGGTGATCGGGAAACTACCAAACTGATTTGCATTAAAACTAAGCAGAACGACAACTGCGACGGGCAGGAACATGAACACATAAACCAGCGCTGTCCAAAGCCGTATGAAATTCCATCCCATCAGCCAAGCCCTTTCATCAATTGACGCATTCCCAAAAAGCGGTTGTAAACCATGACGATGGCACCGAGCACAACGATCAGGACAAGAGAGAGAACCGATCCAAGTGGCCAGTCCAGTTGCGTGATGATCGCTTCAAATACAAGATTGGCAAACATGGCGTCTCTTGGTCCGCCCAGAATGACCGGCGTGATATAGGTTCCGGCGCCCAGCACGAAACAAAGCAGACCGCCTGCGGCCAATCCTGGCAGCGACAGTCGCAACGTTACTTCAAGAAAGGTTTGCCAGCGGGAGGCCCCAAGCGAACAGGCCGCGTCTTCCAGATTGGGGTCAATATCTTCAAGACTTACATAGATATTGAGGACCATGAAAGGGAGAAGAAAATGAACCAGACCCAGAATAACGGTGACTTCGTTATACAGCATCTGAATAGGCTCATCGATCAGACCGATACTGATCATAAGGGTGTTCAACGCACCGGAAACGCCAAGAATATTGATCCATGACATGGTACGGATAATATAGCTGATCCAGAAGGGCAGCATCAGTAGCAGCAAAAGCATAGCTTTGTTGCCATTGGAACGGGCGATGTAATAGGCCGCCGGGTATCCCATCAGGGCGCAACAGAATGTCGTGATCAGCGCAATGCGTAGCGTCTGTATCAGGATATCACGGTAAAATACATCGGTTAGAACTTCTATCCAGTTATCGAGAAAAAAGCCGACCTGATCTGAGCCCGTGGCCGTGCGAAGCCAAAACGAATAAACGATGATGAACATCAACGGCACAATCAGAAGCAGCAATATTGATGTCAGTGCTGGTGACAACAATATCCAAGGCTGCCGCGCCTCCCGTGTTTCAATAGACATAAGCCCCCCAAGAAATTACGTTGAAAGCTGCCAGATAGGGTTGTATAGATCAAATAGATATGCAGAATAATAACTATAGTTTGAGACTATAATGGCTTCTTCATCAAATCTATCTCCGGAAAAACTGGCCCGTGATCTGGACTGGAATTTGCTTAAAACCTTTCTGGTCATTGCAAAATCCAAAAGTATTACAGATGCGGCTAATCGATTGCGTTTGCGTCAACCATCGGTCTCGGCATCCCTCAAACGTTTGGAAGAACGGCTGGGCAAACAACTGGTTCTTCGGTCGCCGGGGTCCTTTCGACTAACAAAAGCAGGAAAGCTGCTTGAAAAGGAAATTATCGAAATTCAGGGTACGATCCTGCGTTTTGAAACCATTCTTCGCGATACTGAAGATGACATTCGCGGTCATGTACGCATTGCAATGGCCAGTCATGTGGAATGTCCCCTTTTCGATGACGCCCTCTCCAGATTTCATCAGCAACATCCGCACGCTACCCTGTCCATAGAGATTTCGGCAAGTCGGTATGCGATCGAAAATCTGGTCGCAAGGCGGGCGAGCATCGGGATCTGTTTGGTAAAGGACAGAAGTCCAAAGCTTCACTATAAGCGTCTGTTCCGGGAACATTTCGGGCTTTTTTGCGGTCCTTCTCATCCTTTGTTTGGGGTGAAAGATCTTCGCCCAACGGACTTGGCCGGTCAGTCCAGCGTCAGTTTTGTGACGGATCAGATGGGGGACGCCTTGAGGCTGGTGGCCCTGATGCGGGCTGAAGCCAATCTGGATGACCGAGTGGTCGGAACGTCGGCTAATCTGGAAGAAGTTCGGCGCATGATTATTGCAGGCCTGGGGATTGGCCCCCTGCCGATCCATGTGGCAAAGCGGGACGTGGAAAGCGGTGTTTTATGGCGATTGCCGCCATATACCTCTCCGCCGGCAATTGATGTATATGTGGTCCAAAATCCAAAAGCCCAGTTAAACCGCGCTGAAGTGGCGTTTTGTCAGATTCTGGAAAAACTGATC
This region of Sneathiella aquimaris genomic DNA includes:
- a CDS encoding ABC transporter ATP-binding protein, which encodes MSAVKLHNIVKKFGDFTAVHPMSLEFPEGSFVTFLGPSGCGKTTTLRMVAGLLDPSEGDIYVGDRQINDTPIHKRNLGVVFQNYALFPHKTVAENVAFGLKYRDVSKQERQKRVQEALELVQLPHLAQSYPKQLSGGQQQRIALARAIVIEPDVLLLDEPLSALDANLREDMRVELKRIQEQIGITTIFVTHDQSEALAMSDILVVMSNGRVEQVGAPEEIYTNPTSCFVADFLGTSNILEAEPQVRDGQSGLFAQAVGFVPLPEKQMKKVNGQASASLVIRAEKIQLLAENTPSDGRIEHQGRIEAVDYQGQLVRYFVDIQGHKFQVLNMLSIGGALTEGQTVSVRFRPEDCIAIGENT
- a CDS encoding extracellular solute-binding protein, encoding MDDTKRYERLIERYKNGDLDRRKFLGLIGAAGLAYGLHTPFAKSALAAAKEVRFDGWGGVVSEAFRKHAFAPYTEKTGINVVDGTFGSGDEYLSRVKASQNGEYNIAHLSGVFDYARYHGLGLTSTLNEANIPNLKYVIPKLADVFRGITDGKLSCVPYDYGTTGLAYNRKYVSDDEMKEKGANILLEKRLKGKIGGWGDWRTRIWYASLQTGQNPNDAKDMDAIWEALRTHRDLLLKYWGSGAELMSLLAEEEIYVTEAWSGRVYALQEQGHDIGYMDPPNGFGWQECLFVIKGSPMEACEELLNFMLAPETSIAVAESQNYPPALDPNKVDLGKKIPTLPAFDPKGTLEGLTFADPNYWNGNEQDWSKKFGRIQKGY
- a CDS encoding ABC transporter permease, which translates into the protein MGWNFIRLWTALVYVFMFLPVAVVVLLSFNANQFGSFPITGFSFRWFVELAGNDAIIRAFQTSLLLGALTAIISTTLGVLASLALVRYKVPGGNFISSLLIAPILVPEVVLAVALLLFLNFMSIHKSFFMLLMGHVIFTLPFVVLVVQARLIGIRRDVEEAAMSLGATPIQTFFQITLPLLAPAVFAGMLFAFTISFDDITGTLFWKPGGIETVPTQIFAMLRNSISPEINALGSIMIFFTVGVPLIGAAIARRMAGKQSN
- a CDS encoding ABC transporter permease, yielding MSIETREARQPWILLSPALTSILLLLIVPLMFIIVYSFWLRTATGSDQVGFFLDNWIEVLTDVFYRDILIQTLRIALITTFCCALMGYPAAYYIARSNGNKAMLLLLLMLPFWISYIIRTMSWINILGVSGALNTLMISIGLIDEPIQMLYNEVTVILGLVHFLLPFMVLNIYVSLEDIDPNLEDAACSLGASRWQTFLEVTLRLSLPGLAAGGLLCFVLGAGTYITPVILGGPRDAMFANLVFEAIITQLDWPLGSVLSLVLIVVLGAIVMVYNRFLGMRQLMKGLG
- a CDS encoding LysR family transcriptional regulator — translated: MASSSNLSPEKLARDLDWNLLKTFLVIAKSKSITDAANRLRLRQPSVSASLKRLEERLGKQLVLRSPGSFRLTKAGKLLEKEIIEIQGTILRFETILRDTEDDIRGHVRIAMASHVECPLFDDALSRFHQQHPHATLSIEISASRYAIENLVARRASIGICLVKDRSPKLHYKRLFREHFGLFCGPSHPLFGVKDLRPTDLAGQSSVSFVTDQMGDALRLVALMRAEANLDDRVVGTSANLEEVRRMIIAGLGIGPLPIHVAKRDVESGVLWRLPPYTSPPAIDVYVVQNPKAQLNRAEVAFCQILEKLIDSTPIEERIYL